The Gossypium arboreum isolate Shixiya-1 chromosome 4, ASM2569848v2, whole genome shotgun sequence DNA segment gcaaatgaattttttttaaaatgtgatctaatttaatttaattaaatttatttaataatattattaattaaaattaaattaaaaataaacctctaaaactaaaaaaaaattcaaatatgtaAAAAATAGTCATTAACGatttatttcatgataaaaatggTAAAAGTTAGTTTGGTTGATCTTACAAATTGTGCTTcctattatgatttttaaataaaaagttttatGTGGTATTGGGAATGGGTAAAGTAGAGGACATGAAATTGAAGCCATATCTTTAAACTTAGTGTGATAATAGTTGAAtgcattttaaaacaaaatttgattTGCATTTTCATTCATAAACTATaaaattgataatatatatatatatatatatgattttaactTGGTTAAAATGCGTTCCCATCAATACACACTTTGTTttaattacaaattttaaaatttcagttaagTGAATCTAAAATCAAAGGGAAATTCTGGAAAGTGGAGACGGCCGTGAATGTCTCACCCACCACCGGAAGGGCATTTAagtaaacaaacaaataaattgaaatgttgacaaaatataaaaatatagttGCGGCGAAGTTTCTTTTTATCATTccttttaaattaattttcacaaatttgaaCACTCGGTTCATTTATATTGAAGCCCAACAAGTCTTTTATTTCAACCTTTTTctctattttcattttctttctcttccttGGTTCCCCATCCTCATCCTGGATCGCCAGTCTTTGATCCCTCGAAGAATCGATTAATCGGCGGCGGCGGCGGCGGCGGGGTTTACACTTGTGCTGGATTTGAAGTTGGTTTTTGTTGGTGGAAAACAAAAGGGAGAAACATTAATAAAATTTGCTaccttttattcatatttttttaaattttggggaGGTTAAGGTTTTTGTTAAAAAGGGGATTTGCACAAAAATTGAGCGGTTTTGAATTTTAGAGATGTTGACCTTAACCGGTGGGCTTTGAACTACTATGGAACTCGTTGTTACACGACATCAAGATGACGCTTTACATTGGTCGCGAAGCTTCAAaggttcccccccccccccccctcttTATGTTCTTTGTATTGGGGAATGGAAATTATAAGggattttgatttgatttgatttgattttttgtttctagTTGTGGAAGAGAATTTGTGCAGAGACAACTACAGAGATCAACCTTCTTCTAGACAATTGGAAATACCTTCTTGCTGGTCTAATTTTTCAGGTTTCATTTCTATTTTCAATCTATTTGTTTGAGTTTGAATAATTCCCAAAGTTGATTGATTTCTTTCTCTTACCAATTTTTGCATTTTAAGTAGTAAATGGGGGAGTGGAAAAGCTAGCATCTTTTCTAAAAAAAACAGAGCTgcttgttttgatttttttttttttaaaaagtaagaTCTGGTTAACTATAACCGGGAGAAATAAGACAAATCTATATCATGGTTCATACAGATTATATTGCATAttgtttgagctttagtataTGCTACATTTTTCATTGCTTCTCTCGAAGTTTTGGATCATCTTAGAAGGATGTGGGTCTAAAATATGGCTTTGTCCCTGCAGTATATTCATGGTCTAGCTGCCCGAGGAGTTCATTATTTACACCGGCCAGGGCCAACACTTCAGGATCTTGGTTTTTTCATTCTTCCAGTAAGAACAACTTTCTTTTGATTTTGCTCTTTGTTTGTCTCTATTATATGTCAGTTATTTGGTGAAATGTCTtcttatatttaattttcttttatatttaggAGCTTGGGCAAGATAAAGGCTATATCAGTGAGACAGTGTTCACCTGTGTCTTTTTATCATTTCTATTGGTAAAGTTATTCTGATGTTGTTGGCTTTTCTTCCTTTACTTTTCTATTTATTTCATTAGTTGTGTTCAGTTCTCACTTTTCTAGTGGACGAAATTGCAGTTCTTTTATTTCTCCGCTTCTAACATGTGAGTTGCTCTATTTGCAGTGGACTTTCCATCCTTTCATCTTCAAGACCAAAAAGATCTACACAGTTCTTGTTTGGTGCAGGGTGCTAGCATTTTTAGTTGTAAGTACACCCAATTTATGGCCTTGTTGTAGGACTAGTTATTAGGTTCTTCCTTCTGTCGAAGTATGCCATGTATGTCACTGTGGTTAGTGAGAATCATTGGATTCTCATATTGAATATTAGATTGCTTGTCCTTTTTCTCTGCCTGGTAATTATTGAAAtgctaattaaattttataggcTCATCCAACTTTTCTCCAATCTCAGTAATGACTACTGAGCTCATTTTAGCTAAAGTAAGATGTCAATTATAAAATAGCAGATATTACCCCTCCCCCTgccaatatatattttattaatcaaaTGAGTCCTTCAATTTGAAGTACCGTTTTCATCAATAACCTGTCCAATGAAACTGAATTCAATGCTTAAGTTGTTCAACTACCTTTATTAATACTTTTTATTAAGTTGTTCAAATGAGTCCATCAATTTGAAGTGCCATTTTCATCAATAACCTGTCCAATGAAACTGAATTCAATGCTTAAGTAGTTCAACAACCTTTATTAATACAATGAGTCTTGATAAATGATGAAACCTTAAGCCTTAGTTTTTTGCTTacagtttttttgtttttttgtctaTTTTTGTGCTACAGGCTTCTCAGATTCTCCGAATCATTACATTCTATTCTACTCAGCTTCCTGGTCCTAATTATCACTGCCGAGAGGTATAGTCTTGAACTTATGTCTGTACTTGCTTTCGACTTTATGAGAACACTGTGAAAtggttattgttattgttattattattgttgttgttgttgttgttgttattgttgttgttattttGCATTGTACATTTGTTTGCTTGGTTAAGAACATTTTAGTAAATAACCTCTTTTTGTAGGGTTCAAAGCTTGCCAGGTTGCCGAAACCGGAGAGTGTGCTAGAAGTCCTCTTAATTAATTGTAtgtattcttattttatttaaaatttaattaattgccTTTAATTATATAGATATGTTTCTTAATAACTATTTTGGCTCATTTACTTTGTTGATTTTTCAGTTCCTCGAGGTGTAATATATGGTTGTGGTGACTTGATTTTTTCATCACACATGATCTTCACCCTAGTCTTTGTGCTAACCTATCAGAAATATGGCACACGAAGGTAAAACACATGGCTTATTTGTTTCACTTATTTTTAGGCATTAGCCCCAATGATGTAGGGGAAAAAGATGAAAGAAATCCAATTCGGAACATCCTGAGATTATTATGTCGAGTACcattcttgtaactttttctgaTTTGCAATTGCAAAATATTTGGATCAGACTGTATCATAAGTATGTTCTATTAGTTTCTTGTATACAGTCAATGGGGCAAAGAATTCTGGCTTATTATGTTATGTAAGTATCAGTGGACGAATATTTGGTTTTTTATGGTATTGTTGTCCAATTGCAGGTGCATAAAGCAGTTGGCTTGGTTGGTAGCTATCATCCAAAGTCTCTTGATTGTGGCATCCCGGAAACATTACACAGTTGATGTAGTTGTCGCATGGTATGAAATGCCCTTTTGGAATTTCCATTATTATTCTTTTTCCAATTTATTTTGACTTTAGTCGGATTTCACTGCAGGTATACTGTTAATTTAGTGGTATTCTTCATAGACAAGAAACTGCCAGGTTAGAAATTAGAATGCTTCGACTTTTGATTTTATCTAATTTGGTATAATCTATAAGTCTTCCAGTGACCGGGACATAACTTCATCAGTAGTTTTAACACCAAGATATTACTGCAGAATTGCCTGACAGAACCAGTGGAAATTTACCTCTGTTGCTACCATTAAGCACCAAGGACAAGGATAGTAAGACCAAAGAAGAGAACCAGAAGCTCTTGAATGGGAATTCTGTAGACCCTGCTGATTGGGTATAAATAATGATTTTATCTGTTAATTTTCCTCTTTGAATATCTTCATGGTGATATCCAATTTAGATTGGCATTTATGCTTTCTATTATTTGTTTAGAGGCGGAGAAGTGAAGTTAATGGCAAGACAATGGAAGATGCAAATGGACTCCATGCCGATACTGCAATGAATGGTGCGTAGATGATGGAAGCTGCCTGCTATTACTGTAATCGTGCTCTGCTCGGATCCATATGATCTTTTGATTAAAGGCTTAGCATCTTCCAATACTGGTAATTTGATTTGTATTCTTAAGAAAAACAGAAACTGAGTAGTGCACTTGTACATTGTGCTGTCCTTCCCTGTCTTTGCATAAAATCATCGGCCATCAGCATCAACATATATCATGGAATATTCGAAGCTCCTATTGCCAGTGCCTGTGTCATTCTCTTTCCCATGTCGAACGCTGAAATTGTGATTGTTGTCTCTCAATGCCGAAGGCCATTGAGATAAACCTGTTTTTTAAGGTTTTAAGTAACTATTAAATCTTTATGTTTCATCTCAAGACATTCCAGGTTTGACTTGAATCTTTAGGAGAACTGAAAACCAAACTTCAAATGGAAATTATAGTAGTAGACTTTTAGAAAACTCAGATTCCTGCAACTAAAATTGGACGAGCACATGACTACTTTTCATTTCTTCACTGATGCATGTGATGGTTATGTAAAGCTAGTGCGTACTGTCCCCAGGCATAGTAGTGTGCGGGAAAAAGAAGTCTTCTTTTTTCCTTCAGTCATCAAAGCCAGGCTGCTTCATCTTTCAGGCACAATAATGTTTAACTGCTGCACGTTTATCTTCAAAGGAATCCAATAATAGAGCAACGTGGCCATGTTGAAAAGAGTACAGATTCCAACATGGAGCCATTGCTCTGGAACATTCCCGGTTTAGTAATTGACAAATTGTGGGGAGATCATGTGGGTCTGAATGGAATGCACAAAGACGTTTTATGTAATAATATAAGTACTTGAACGAACTGGTCAATAATAGGAAGCTGAGAGCTTAGAGAAGATGCTGCAAAATTCCATCATTGCTGCATGTTTGACCTCTGCCCCCCCCCCCTCCCCCCCCCAACCGGGTGGCCATGCTTATGCCGCCACCTATCGGACAGACTCCCTTGATTTTTATGATTTTGTTATCCTTTTCTCCTTGTTGGATGAGTGTGACCAGGGCCTGCTTAAACTGAAACGGGGACTGTTGTATTTTATGTGGTCATCTCATTTCTTGGGTCCATTTCTTGATTATAGGCTTCCATGTTAACTCAGCAGATAGCAACATATACTTGTAATCGGATATCGAATCCCTTTTTTTTTCCACGTTCAATTTTTATTGTGACGAGTCCACAAAAATGGCACTGGGAAAGACCTTTGTTTACAATTTTATACTTGGTTGTTTGCTACATTAATGTAATACCCTTTTCAAGTCGACCACTTGTGCATTAATGAGGCATACAGGGAGGGAAGTATTTTGATGGTTTAGAACAGCAGAAGATAAGAGACAAAAGAATCTTGTCTGTCGTATGTAGTTGTTAATTGATGGCGGGACCATGGTGTCATCAAACAACCGTCTATGCCAGACACTGCTTTGTCTTACTTGAATGAAAAGGCCAAATGCGTTTTCTTGAGTGTCCCCACTGCTTTAATATCAATCTCCTTTTGCTTGTTTAAGCTTAAGGGTGGAAAGTGACGCCCACGAAACGTTCCAACAAAGATAATACCAATTTGGAAGTCAatagaagcaaaaaaaaaaaaaacgaatagTTGTACaggttttcaaatttttatttttaatatattgggTATATTGAACTCTCTAAGACTATATTATTATTCATCTCCGTTTCATTCGTTCGATTTTGTTCAAGAACATGTGGTACCGAATTTTAGGATGATGGCATATTGAAGTGAAAGAGCCATGATATCACAAATGCAAATACCATGcaagcaaggagaaaattgaGGATGCGGTGGCCATGCCAGAAACTTGGAGTGTCTGTATGAGCTGCTGGTCCTGGGACTGCAGCTGTTGTCGTGGAACTGTTGGTGTCGTTCGATTGATCGGTACCCTCGTTCACTCCAACTACATTGTGTGCAATAGAATGACAAATCTCGCAAGTCCTGAAACAATTAAGCAGACTTGAATTATCAAtatcatcaattatatatataatgaagCCATGTTCATCTGCCATGATAACAGTTTTATGCATAGTTATTGCATCAATAGTTGTTTCGACAAAACATTACATAAATCCGGACATGCATGAAGTGCAGAACATGCCAATGGCTAGAATAGAGAGCTACTTGCACCACTCATATAATGTCAATAATAGGGAACCATTAGTTAAAAAACTTCCAAAGTGGCATACCACCAAGCAATGATCATTAATCAAAGGGAATGCATCAAAAAAGGTCAAATCTTCACTTTCATACAATGATAGGAGATTCCTAAATCACAAAAAAACAAAGCACTTAGCAGCAAACAATTTGTCGGTTTAGTCTTAAAACATATCGTAGGAGAGTTTTTAAAGCTTTAAGCATTACTTTAATTTCTTCTCCATTAAGCAAATCAAATGCATTTTTCACCttatcaaaataaccaaaaattttAACTCTTCGTTCCCTTGAGTGGGTAGTTAATGTTATTAAGAAAGAGTAAATTCCAAGTCAATAGAAATGTTTTCACTTACTTATTTCCTCTGATCTTGAACCATGCCTCAGCGCAAAGTTTATGAGCAGCAGCAAGATCATCTTTACAAGAACAACCCAATTCAATAGAAACCCCGGATTCATGGCTGTTACTTTCCAAACCCAAATGACAAATTCTACAAACTTTCTCCACTTTGGCCAAATGCACCTTGATTTCAGCAACTCCTCCCTCAGTCTCCGCCTCCACTGAACAATCCGACACCCTCCTGGAATCCGAAGCGCCGCCGTCAATCTCTCCCTCGGCGAAGCTGTAATCGTCATAAGAACCAACTGCAGTTGAATAAAACTGAGAGTAGCATGAACCCTCGTCGGCTTCCGAGAAGCAGACGCTAGCCTCCCCGGAGCTGACGTCACTCCCGTCGCGGCGGTGAGTTCCTTGCTCTAAATCGATGTGGGACATCTCTAGAAAAGACCCAGAAGCTCAAAACTTGACAACTTTGGAGTTAAATTCGCTTATAATGTCTCAATAGTTTGAAGATGTAAACGCTTGATAGGCTCAAAATTTCAAGCTTTGGATGGGGTTTTAACAAAACTAAGATAAAAAATGGGAATTTAAATAAGTTTCCATTTTAATATCTCACCCTTTAATTCGATAAACGTTTCAATAAGAAAGAAAACTTATAAAATGGAAACACCCAAAACAAAGGTGAAGAAGAAGGGAAGATTTAGAGAACATTCATGGCTCAATaaataaaacctaagaaaaaTGGTGAGGAAAGGGATAAGAGAGGAGTGATGGTCTGTTAGAAGTGTCGTTCAGACAGAGACAGAGACAGGCACTGCAAAAGAAGAACAGAAACGTACAGTTAATGCACAGAAGAATTGAGGACTGAGAAgagatttgatatttattttttttaattatgagAGTTAAAGGAAAAATAAGAAGAAACCAAGTTGAAAGAGGAAGTTTTGATGGTGGGTACTTTGGGATCTTTGTCTGAAGCAGATTCTGTACGTCCGATGGGATCATCAAGTTGTGATTTGTGAATCTTTAGATAATCGGACGTTTGATATTTCAAGTACCCATACTCCTTTGAATAACTCAATGAATTTTTTTGAGATTACCAAACAATTTCACGTTGGAAAACTAAATAGCCACTTTTTTGTCGTTTAtgttttttggcttttatttatttttttcgttTGGTTTAATATTTACTTTGTCCCTTTAACTTAAACATTTTTATCTAGTAAGTCTTTAATTATTTTGGACTTAGTGTCATGTAATGCGGATTAAAATACTTGACAAATTTATAAAAAAGTCTAatgaaagtaaattaattaaattaggctCATTCGATCAATTTAAATGGGCTCGATTCGTGAAACATGTGGAAAAGTTTATCTATTTAAAACTTTGAGTGAAACATCTTACAAAGGTAATTATTATAAAtcctaaggaataaaaatgtatagagtttaaatctcTTAATACTCTCATCTTATAGATAGGCACTAATCTTAGCTATTTATGTAATTTAATCTATACTATTGGAACTGGAGGAacttaactataaatagaggtttTCTCTAACCTTCAAAGTAATAGAGATactttgagagcatttactcaaacacataGTGTGTGTTGCTTTCTTGTGGTATTTTTTGTTCTTTCATTGTTCTTTCAGAGTCAGGCTAATATAGGCGGATTTAAATTCAAAAAGTCGCCTAAGGTCACATGAATTGCGGACTAAAATTATAGCCTCATGATACTAGTTGGTACTTGAACTTGTATTCAGTGAATTAGGCCAGTATTCTATATTAACATTGTTAATTTGTACTAACATGACACTGTTAGCCAATTCAATGGTGCCATGTTGTAGATTCCTAGTATGTCATGTGacaaatacaaataaaaaaattaaaaatataaattaataaaatatatatataatttttcacATCAAGAATGAACTTAGACAACCATGCCTAAATTCATTTCAAAtgtgtttttagtaattttaaatatttttattttataaaatattaagttatttatactattattttaaaataaaatatatagaattttaaaatatgtaaagggtttttaattctaaaaattagaataaatttGAACAAATGTGAAAAACAtagttttttattaatttatattttaaatatttttttattttttaatctatGTTTGTTGTATGACATAGTGAAACACCATTGAATTTGTTAGTAGTGCTATGTAAACACAAATCGTATCAATTTGGTTGACGAAATACAAATTTAAGTACCAACAAAATCTAAAGAAAAAAGATCAACTAGGTACAAATGAacaagtttaagggcaaaatagaTATCAACTCATTTAGTTTATATAAGTTAATAAGAATACAAAATTATCCTTGAGctctagcaaaaaaaaaaagaagttaaatcttattattattttatatattatgcatAAATTAGATATTTAGTCTttgcattttaatttttttaattttgtgacTTTTGTAGAAGTTGTTAATTGTAAATATAAGCAATTAGCACCGGTGATTAGTTTGCTTTAAAGTAGTTAATTAATTTGATTTCCACCAGTAATAGTTTTATATAAACTAGAAATTGTAACTTTATTTAGTGAGACAACACACTATGCAACAACATGGTATCAGAGGTGAAAATCAGGTTAAAATTGCCtcgtttttcattttttttggttttttttctttttttatttcatgtATTCTTGATTTCTTGCCTGCCATCATCATCAAGTCGGGTCCTCTGTACCATCACTATTATATCTTGTCACTCTGCTACC contains these protein-coding regions:
- the LOC108458926 gene encoding phosphatidylinositol:ceramide inositolphosphotransferase 1-like, which translates into the protein MTLYIGREASKLWKRICAETTTEINLLLDNWKYLLAGLIFQYIHGLAARGVHYLHRPGPTLQDLGFFILPELGQDKGYISETVFTCVFLSFLLWTFHPFIFKTKKIYTVLVWCRVLAFLVASQILRIITFYSTQLPGPNYHCREGSKLARLPKPESVLEVLLINFPRGVIYGCGDLIFSSHMIFTLVFVLTYQKYGTRRCIKQLAWLVAIIQSLLIVASRKHYTVDVVVAWYTVNLVVFFIDKKLPELPDRTSGNLPLLLPLSTKDKDSKTKEENQKLLNGNSVDPADWRRRSEVNGKTMEDANGLHADTAMNGA
- the LOC108460870 gene encoding uncharacterized protein LOC108460870, producing MSHIDLEQGTHRRDGSDVSSGEASVCFSEADEGSCYSQFYSTAVGSYDDYSFAEGEIDGGASDSRRVSDCSVEAETEGGVAEIKVHLAKVEKVCRICHLGLESNSHESGVSIELGCSCKDDLAAAHKLCAEAWFKIRGNKTCEICHSIAHNVVGVNEGTDQSNDTNSSTTTAAVPGPAAHTDTPSFWHGHRILNFLLACMVFAFVISWLFHFNMPSS